A genome region from Gadus chalcogrammus isolate NIFS_2021 chromosome 7, NIFS_Gcha_1.0, whole genome shotgun sequence includes the following:
- the LOC130386058 gene encoding zona pellucida-like domain-containing protein 1 translates to MIMGRHNGSLTSRLDLSPTEYNDISVECGTSTISLAILLCPVVFTGYNESLLILNKLSDDPQCKGTMDESVTPPVIRFEFPLNATNSCGSVFKTTSAVGTGVFSDFSNIERVNISGMVRSHDITTGTVTYNAELKYYFSCSYPLEYLINNTRLDVATSSIAVTDNNGSFISTLKMELYSDINYTTPLIIPLEGIELRTVVFVQVVATNLTAQYNVLLDRCYASTAPNPSDTSIFNLFVSSCSSDQFTTMLMNGDNQNARFSFPAFRFIEQQNQTVSTYYLHCITRLCEISTCSKFKECGERRKRDVNNIADDGVTNSTTLTSANPIVTRAENVVTSKEEGKTLNLALSGGNSSSTTGLGIAVGVLAAVVIMVGGMAFLVYKRAKRL, encoded by the exons ATGATAATGGGCAGACATAATGGTAGCTTAACAAGCCGGCTCGACTTATCCCCCACAGAATACAATGACATCTCAGTGGAATGTGGCACATCTACAATTTCCCTGGCCATCCTTCTCTGCCCTGTGGTCTTCACCGGCTACAACGAATCTCTGCTCATTCTCAATAAATTGTCGGACGACCCGCAGTGCAAGGGCACCATGGACGAGAGCGTAACCCCACCAGTCATACGCTTTGAGTTCCCGCTCAATGCCACCAACTCCTGTGGGAGCGTCTTCAAG ACCACCAGCGCGGTCGGGACGGGCGTCTTCTCAGACTTCTCCAACATCGAGAGGGTGAACATCAGCGGCATGGTGAGGTCCCACGACATCACCACGGGGACCGTCACATACAACGCAGAGCTGAAGTACTACTTCTCCTGCTCTTACCCTTTGGAGTACCTCATCAACAACACCCGCTTGGATGT GGCGACATCATCCATTGCAGTGACGGACAACAATGGGAGCTTCATCAGTACTCTGAAAATGGAGCTCTACAGC GATATCAACTACACCACCCCTCTCATCATACCACTGGAAGGTATAGAGCTGAGAACCGTAGTATTTGTCCAGGTCGTGGCAACTAACCTGACCGCACA GTACAACGTCCTCCTGGACCGTTGCTACGCCTCCACCGCTCCTAACCCCTCTGACACCAGCATCTTCAACCTCTTTGTCTCTTC GTGCTCCAGTGACCAGTTCACGACCATGCTGATGAACGGCGACAACCAAAATGCTCGCTTCTCCTTCCCCGCGTTCCGCTTCATCGAGCAGCAGAACCAGACCGTGTCCACCTATTATTTGCACTGCATCACCAGACTGTGCGAGATTAGCACCTGCAGCAAATTCAAG GAGTGTGGCGAAAGGAGAAAAAGAGATGTCAATAATATTGCTGACGATGGAGTTACAAATTCCACCACCCTCACATCAGCAAATCCCATTGTTACAAGAGCTGAGAATG TTGTCACATCCAAAGAGGAAGGTAAGACTCTCAACTTAG CTCTTTCAGGTGGGAATTCCAGCTCCACAACGGGACTGGGAATCGCTGTGGGCGTCCTGGCTGCTGTGGTCATTATGGTTGGTGGCATGGCATTCCTCGTCTACAAGAGGGCCAAACGCCTTTAA
- the LOC130386059 gene encoding CD166 antigen homolog A-like — protein sequence MDSSTFLLLAVAVLGMLWQDLDLSLSPTGKVLKKIGDKLNVTMEKNTSGHAKVSWTKDGKAAKAPAFERLTYADAGVYVCEVATGTLKRSLNFQLVVEGVPEITSLTKQRADSHKVLTCEALGVPEPSFQWSVNGTEVESSYANAKATHRIRVEPAANLTVTCSVSNKLGEDARTITVSSLIKEKTQEKGVGDEGDDQSKLIVGVVVGLLVAAALVGIIYWIYMKKRQGTWNTNEKEVGTSEESKKLEETTNNHSIP from the exons ATGGATTCGTCTACCTTCCTGTTGCTCGCTGTGGCGGTTCTTGGGATGCTATGGCAAG ACCTGGACCTGAGCCTAAGTCCCACGGGGAAAGTGCTGAAGAAGATTGGCGACAAACTGAATGTGACCATGGAGAAGAACACTTCTGGCCACGCCAAGGTCTCGTGGACCAAG GACGGCAAAGCAGCCAAAGCGCCGGCGTTCGAGCGGCTGACGTACGCGGACGCgggcgtctatgtgtgtgaggtCGCCACGGGGACGCTGAAGCGCAGCCTCAACTTCCAGCTGGTGGTGGAAG GTGTGCCCGAGATCACCAGCCTGACCAAGCAGCGAGCGGACAGCCACAAGGTGCTCACCTGTGAAGCCCTGGGGGTACCGGAGCCCAGCTTCCAGTGGAGCGTCAACGGCACAGAG GTGGAGAGCAGCTACGCCAACGCCAAGGCCACCCACAGGATCAGGGTGGAGCCCGCCGCCAACCTCACCGTCACCTGCAGCGTGAGCAACAAGCTGGGCGAGGACGCCCGCACCATCACCGTCTCCTCAC TCATTAAGGAGAAGACCCAGGAGAAAG gggTTGGGGATGAAGGTGATGACCAGTCCAAGTTGAtcgtgggggtggtggtgggtctcCTCGTGGCTGCAGCCTTGGTGGGCATCATCTACTGGATCTACATGAAGAAGAG GCAAGGGACCTGGAATACCAACGAGAAGGAGGTCGGCACGTCTGAGGAGAGCAAGAAGCTGGAAGAGACCACCAACAACCACAGCATCCCTTAG